One Cucurbita pepo subsp. pepo cultivar mu-cu-16 chromosome LG11, ASM280686v2, whole genome shotgun sequence DNA window includes the following coding sequences:
- the LOC111805913 gene encoding uncharacterized protein LOC111805913 isoform X3, with amino-acid sequence MSAIVCGKRSLFEDQSPHPVSKRIRCSSSSPVRFSPPRSSNQSVFPFPQTSSSQSAHLVDYLCENFPDMDKQLLERVLEECGDDLDLAIRSLNQLHLGYNDRNLGSASNTSDVALETNIQPQSQEPQGEAAISENATASENLPTNGAEWVDLFVREMTSASNMDDARSRASRVLEVLEKSICARANAEAANNFHQENKMLREQVEALIQENNILKRAVSIQHERQKEYEGGNQELQHLKELVSQYQEQLKTLEVNNYALTVHLKQAQQSSSIPGRFHPDVF; translated from the exons ATGTCTGCCATCGTGTGCGGGAAGAGATCCTTATTTGAAGACCAGTCTCCGCATCCCGTCTCTAAGAGAATTCGTTGTTCATCTTCTTCGCCTGTGCGGTTTTCGCCTCCGAGGTCATCGAATCAATCTGTGTTTCCGTTCCCCCAGACGTCCTCCTCACAATCGGCTCATTTAGTTGATTATCTTTGCGAAAATTTTCCTGATATGGATAAGCAG CTTCTAGAGAGGGTACTTGAAGAATGTGGTGATGATCTCGATTTAGCCATTAGAAGTTTGAACCAGCTTCATTTGGGTTATAATGACAGAAACTTGGGCAGTGCTTCAAACACCTCCGATGTAGCTTTGGAAACAAATATTCAACCTCAATCCCAAG AACCGCAAGGAGAAGCTGCAATTTCTGAGAATGCAACAGCTTCTGAGAATCTTCCCACAAATGGGGCAGAATGGGTGGATCTCTTTGTGAGAGAAATGACAAGTGCCTCAAACATGGATGATGCACGAAGCCGTGCTTCAAGAGTTCTTGAGGTTCTTGAAAAGTCCATCTGTGCCCGTGCAAATGCAGAGGCAGCAAATAACTTTCATCAG GAAAACAAGATGCTTAGGGAACAAGTGGAAGCTCTTATTCAGGAAAACAATATTCTCAAACGAGCTGTCTCAATCCAGCACGAACGTCAGAAAGAATACGAAGGCGGGAACCAGGAGTTGCAACATCTTAAGGAATTAGTCTCTCAATACCAGGAACAATTGAAAACCCTTGAG GTGAATAACTATGCACTTACGGTGCATCTCAAGCAAGCTCAACAAAGTAGCTCCATTCCGGGTCGTTTCCACCCCGATGTTTTCTAA
- the LOC111805913 gene encoding uncharacterized protein LOC111805913 isoform X2, translated as MSAIVCGKRSLFEDQSPHPVSKRIRCSSSSPVRFSPPRSSNQSVFPFPQTSSSQSAHLVDYLCENFPDMDKQLLERVLEECGDDLDLAIRSLNQLHLGYNDRNLGSASNTSDVALETNIQPQSQEAEPQGEAAISENATASENLPTNGAEWVDLFVREMTSASNMDDARSRASRVLEVLEKSICARANAEAANNFHQENKMLREQVEALIQENNILKRAVSIQHERQKEYEGGNQELQHLKELVSQYQEQLKTLEVNNYALTVHLKQAQQSSSIPGRFHPDVF; from the exons ATGTCTGCCATCGTGTGCGGGAAGAGATCCTTATTTGAAGACCAGTCTCCGCATCCCGTCTCTAAGAGAATTCGTTGTTCATCTTCTTCGCCTGTGCGGTTTTCGCCTCCGAGGTCATCGAATCAATCTGTGTTTCCGTTCCCCCAGACGTCCTCCTCACAATCGGCTCATTTAGTTGATTATCTTTGCGAAAATTTTCCTGATATGGATAAGCAG CTTCTAGAGAGGGTACTTGAAGAATGTGGTGATGATCTCGATTTAGCCATTAGAAGTTTGAACCAGCTTCATTTGGGTTATAATGACAGAAACTTGGGCAGTGCTTCAAACACCTCCGATGTAGCTTTGGAAACAAATATTCAACCTCAATCCCAAG AAGCAGAACCGCAAGGAGAAGCTGCAATTTCTGAGAATGCAACAGCTTCTGAGAATCTTCCCACAAATGGGGCAGAATGGGTGGATCTCTTTGTGAGAGAAATGACAAGTGCCTCAAACATGGATGATGCACGAAGCCGTGCTTCAAGAGTTCTTGAGGTTCTTGAAAAGTCCATCTGTGCCCGTGCAAATGCAGAGGCAGCAAATAACTTTCATCAG GAAAACAAGATGCTTAGGGAACAAGTGGAAGCTCTTATTCAGGAAAACAATATTCTCAAACGAGCTGTCTCAATCCAGCACGAACGTCAGAAAGAATACGAAGGCGGGAACCAGGAGTTGCAACATCTTAAGGAATTAGTCTCTCAATACCAGGAACAATTGAAAACCCTTGAG GTGAATAACTATGCACTTACGGTGCATCTCAAGCAAGCTCAACAAAGTAGCTCCATTCCGGGTCGTTTCCACCCCGATGTTTTCTAA
- the LOC111805913 gene encoding uncharacterized protein LOC111805913 isoform X1 yields MSAIVCGKRSLFEDQSPHPVSKRIRCSSSSPVRFSPPRSSNQSVFPFPQTSSSQSAHLVDYLCENFPDMDKQLLERVLEECGDDLDLAIRSLNQLHLGYNDRNLGSASNTSDVALETNIQPQSQEEAEPQGEAAISENATASENLPTNGAEWVDLFVREMTSASNMDDARSRASRVLEVLEKSICARANAEAANNFHQENKMLREQVEALIQENNILKRAVSIQHERQKEYEGGNQELQHLKELVSQYQEQLKTLEVNNYALTVHLKQAQQSSSIPGRFHPDVF; encoded by the exons ATGTCTGCCATCGTGTGCGGGAAGAGATCCTTATTTGAAGACCAGTCTCCGCATCCCGTCTCTAAGAGAATTCGTTGTTCATCTTCTTCGCCTGTGCGGTTTTCGCCTCCGAGGTCATCGAATCAATCTGTGTTTCCGTTCCCCCAGACGTCCTCCTCACAATCGGCTCATTTAGTTGATTATCTTTGCGAAAATTTTCCTGATATGGATAAGCAG CTTCTAGAGAGGGTACTTGAAGAATGTGGTGATGATCTCGATTTAGCCATTAGAAGTTTGAACCAGCTTCATTTGGGTTATAATGACAGAAACTTGGGCAGTGCTTCAAACACCTCCGATGTAGCTTTGGAAACAAATATTCAACCTCAATCCCAAG AAGAAGCAGAACCGCAAGGAGAAGCTGCAATTTCTGAGAATGCAACAGCTTCTGAGAATCTTCCCACAAATGGGGCAGAATGGGTGGATCTCTTTGTGAGAGAAATGACAAGTGCCTCAAACATGGATGATGCACGAAGCCGTGCTTCAAGAGTTCTTGAGGTTCTTGAAAAGTCCATCTGTGCCCGTGCAAATGCAGAGGCAGCAAATAACTTTCATCAG GAAAACAAGATGCTTAGGGAACAAGTGGAAGCTCTTATTCAGGAAAACAATATTCTCAAACGAGCTGTCTCAATCCAGCACGAACGTCAGAAAGAATACGAAGGCGGGAACCAGGAGTTGCAACATCTTAAGGAATTAGTCTCTCAATACCAGGAACAATTGAAAACCCTTGAG GTGAATAACTATGCACTTACGGTGCATCTCAAGCAAGCTCAACAAAGTAGCTCCATTCCGGGTCGTTTCCACCCCGATGTTTTCTAA
- the LOC111806006 gene encoding nucleotide-sugar uncharacterized transporter 3-like — protein MASERAETALLPVVQKDGEDDDRKAASAMTKRGAYAAVSYMASAVLLLMFNKAALSSYRFPCVNVITLFQIICSCSLLYALRHWKIISFTVNDPEGVGSGRSIILVPYKTLVQTLPLAISYLLYMLVTMESVRGINVPMYTTLRRTTVAFTMIAEYVLTGQTHSSFVVASVGMIILGAIVAGAGDLSFDIYAYGVVFLANISTAVYLASIARIGKSSGLNTFGLMWCNGVICGPFLLLWITIKGDIETTLNFPYIFSFGFLLVMLLSCIMAFSINYYVFLNTTLNSALTQTVCGNLKDVFTIGIGWFLFGGLPYDFLNVVGQSLGFMGSCVYAYCKLNGK, from the exons ATGGCGTCCGAGAGAGCTGAGACGGCGCTGCTGCCAGTGGTGCAGAAGGATGGAGAAGATGATGACCGGAAAGCTGCATCCGCCATGACTAAGAGAGGAGCTTATGCCGCCGTTTCTTATATGGCTTCTGCTG TTCTGTTGCTCATGTTCAACAAAGCCGCTCTTTCTTCGTACAGGTTTCCCTGTGTCAATGTCATCACTCTTTTTCAG ATTATATGTTCGTGCTCACTTCTATACGCATTGCGTCATTGGAAGATCATCTCTTTCACGGTAAACGACCCTGAAGGCGTCGGTTCTGGAAGGTCGATAATCTTGGTACCATATAAGACATTGGTTCAAACACTTCCTCTAGCCATATCATATTTGCTTTACATG CTTGTGACAATGGAATCCGTTCGTGGGATCAATGTTCCCATGTATACAACGTTGAGGAGAACTACCGTAGCATTTACAATGATTGCTGAGTACGTGTTGACAGGTCAGACCCATTCATCGTTTGTCGTTGCCAG CGTGGGGATGATTATACTCGGTGCAATTGTAGCTGGAGCTGGAGATTTGTCATTTGACATCTACGCCTATGGTGTAGTCTTCCTGGCAAATATATCTACCGCTGTATATCTTGCTTCTATCGCTCGTATCG GGAAATCGAGTGGTCTGAATACGTTTGGCCTCATGTGGTGCAATG GGGTAATATGTGGGCCTTTTTTGCTATTATGGATTACGATCAAGGGAGACATCGAAACGACATTAAATTTTCCTTACATATTTTCCTTTGGCTTCCTG CTTGTGATGCTTCTCTCCTGTATAATGGCTTTCTCGATCAACTACTATGTATTTCTAAATACAACTCTCAATTCAGCGCTCACACAAACCGTTTGCGGTAATTTGAAG GACGTGTTCACGATTGGGATCGGGTGGTTTCTATTCGGAGGTCTTCCCTACGATTTC CTCAATGTTGTTGGACAGTCACTTGGGTTTATGGGATCTTGCGTATATGCGTATTGCAAGCTCAATGGGAAATAA